A single Zonotrichia albicollis isolate bZonAlb1 chromosome 28, bZonAlb1.hap1, whole genome shotgun sequence DNA region contains:
- the TSHB gene encoding thyrotropin subunit beta isoform X2, which produces MSPFFVMSLLFGLIFGQAASLCAPSEYTIHVEKRECAYCLAINTTICAGFCMTRDSNGKKLLLKSALSQNVCTYKEMLYRTALIPGCPHHTIPYYSYPVALSCKCGKCNTDYSDCVRERVRTNYCTKPQKLCNL; this is translated from the exons ATGAGTCCCTTCTTTGTGATGTCTCTCCTCTTTGGCCTGATTTTCGGACAAGCAGCATCACTCTGTGCTCCTTCTGAGTACACAATCCATGTGGAGAAGCGGGAATGTGCCTATTGCCTGGCCATCAACACCACCATCTGTGCTGGATTCTGCATGACTCGG GACAGCAATGGCAAGAAGCTGCTGCTCAAGAGTGCTCTGTCCCAGAACGTGTGCACGTACAAGGAGATGCTGTACAGGACAGCGCTGATCCCAGGCTGCCCTCACCACACCATCCCCTACTACTCCTACCCCGTGGCTCTGAGCTGCAAGTGTGGCAAGTGCAACACTGACTACAGTGACTGTGTCCGTGAGAGGGTCAGGACAAACTACTGCACCAAGCCACAGAAGCTCTGTAACCTGTAA
- the TSHB gene encoding thyrotropin subunit beta isoform X1 translates to MAGRHIPFYLCFALFVCFYLFVYFTCALLCSSPSSMSPFFVMSLLFGLIFGQAASLCAPSEYTIHVEKRECAYCLAINTTICAGFCMTRDSNGKKLLLKSALSQNVCTYKEMLYRTALIPGCPHHTIPYYSYPVALSCKCGKCNTDYSDCVRERVRTNYCTKPQKLCNL, encoded by the exons ATGGCTGGAAGGCACATCCCATTTTACCTGTGCTTtgctctgtttgtttgtttttatctgtttgtttattttaccTGTGCTTTGCTCTGTTCTTCCCCATCCAGCATGAGTCCCTTCTTTGTGATGTCTCTCCTCTTTGGCCTGATTTTCGGACAAGCAGCATCACTCTGTGCTCCTTCTGAGTACACAATCCATGTGGAGAAGCGGGAATGTGCCTATTGCCTGGCCATCAACACCACCATCTGTGCTGGATTCTGCATGACTCGG GACAGCAATGGCAAGAAGCTGCTGCTCAAGAGTGCTCTGTCCCAGAACGTGTGCACGTACAAGGAGATGCTGTACAGGACAGCGCTGATCCCAGGCTGCCCTCACCACACCATCCCCTACTACTCCTACCCCGTGGCTCTGAGCTGCAAGTGTGGCAAGTGCAACACTGACTACAGTGACTGTGTCCGTGAGAGGGTCAGGACAAACTACTGCACCAAGCCACAGAAGCTCTGTAACCTGTAA
- the LOC102063513 gene encoding bile acid receptor isoform X2, which yields MKQCSWEQSMANTFVTVPDGYGLPEPLQYYDVLPEHINYPLQDADFQAGPYCQYSAVPVPALQPQPGPAPYGPYSLEPPYGDGPCVGSSCELSKGPFPAPHGEDGAFQALKRPRLNAAVRLKGQEELCVVCGDKASGYHYNALTCEGCKGFFRRSITKKAVYRCKSGGHCEMDMYMRRKCQECRLKKCRAVGMLAECLLTEVQCKSKRLRKNFKQKSSFLCNIKLEDEGLNSKQVSSTTRSGKQISEKMELTPGEHQLLDHIVAAHQKYTIPLEEAKKFLQETASPEESFLHLSETAVVHVQVLVDFTKRLPGFESLASEDQIALLKGSTVEAMFLRSAQIYNQRMSECQPSTSESHVRLSDHGPCCHVQSLDKSNIYSMEMCHNKERPTSTTTTGITEEFITALFYFYRTMGELKVTETEYALLVATTVFFSDRPLLRDKRHVEELQEPLLGILYKHSKLQHPRDPQRFARLLGRLTELRSLRHAHAGALRARDPRLAAPLRDLWDLH from the exons ATGAAGCAgtgcagctgggagcagagcatgGCCAACACCTTTGTCACCGTCCCTGACGGGTACGGCCTGCCTGAGCCCCTCCAGTACTACG ATGTTTTACCGGAGCACATCAACTACCCGCTGCAGGACGCGGATTTCCAGGCGGGCCCGTACTGCCAGTACTCGGCGGTGCCGGTGCCAGCGCTGCAGccgcagcccggcccggccccgtaCGGGCCCTACAGCCTGGAGCCGCCCTACGGCGACGGGCCCTGCGTGGGCAGCAGCTGCGAGCTCAGCAAGGGCCCCTTCCCGGCTCCCCACGGGGAGGACGGGGCGTTCCAGGCGCTCAAGAGGCCGCGGCTGAACGCGGCGGTGAGGCtgaaggggcaggaggagctgtgcgtGGTGTGCGGGGACAAGGCCTCGGGCTATCACTACAACGCGCTGACCTGCGAGGGCTGCAAAG GCTTCTTCCGGCGCAGCATCACCAAGAAGGCGGTGTACCGCTGCAAGAGCGGGGGGCACTGCGAGATGGACATGTACATGAGGAGGAAGTGCCAGGAGTGCCGCCTCAAGaagtgcagagctgtgggaaTGCTGGCAGAGT GTTTGCTGACTGAAGTCCAGTGCAAGTCAAAGCGACTCAGGAAGAATTTCAAGCAGAAGAGCAGTTTCCTTTGCAACATAAAGCTGGAAGATGAGGGACTGAATAGTAAGCAAGTATCATCTACAACAAGATCTGGAAAA CAGATATCAGAAAAGATGGAACTTACTCCAGGAGAACATCAGCTTCTTGACCACATTGTAGCAGCTCACCAAAAATACACAATTCCCCTTGAGGAAGCCAAGAAGTTT CTACAGGAAACTGCAAGCCCTGAGGAAAGTTTCCTCCACCTGTCTGAGACAGCTGTTGTCCATGTCCAGGTGTTGGTGGATTTCACAAAAAGACTCCCAG GGTTTGAGAGTTTAGCCAGTGAGGACCAGATTGCTCTGCTGAAAGGATCCACAGTGGAGGCAATGTTCTTGAGATCAGCCCAAATCTACAACCAAAGAATGAGCGAGTGCCAGCCATCAACCAGTGAAA GTCATGTAAGACTTTCTGATCATGGGCCATGTTGTCATGTTCAAAGCCTTGATAAAAGCAATATTTATTCCATGGAAATGTGTCATAATAAAGAGAGGCCAACTTCTACTACTACCACAG gCATTACTGAGGAGTTCATCACCGCCCTATTCTACTTCTACAGAACCATGGGGGAACTCAAAGTGACCGAGACCGAATACGCTCTGCTCGTAGCAACAACAGTGTTCTTTTCAG ACCGCCCGCTGCTGAGGGACAAGCGCCAcgtggaggagctgcaggagccgctGCTGGGGATCCTGTACAAGCACTCGAAGCTGCAGCACCCGCGGGACCCGCAGCGCTTCGCGCGGCTGCTGGGGCGCCTCACGGAGCTGCGCTCGCTCCGCCACGCCCACGCGGGGGCGCTGCGCGCGCGGGACCCGCGCCTGGCCGCGCCGCTGCGCGACCTCTGGGACCTCCACTAG
- the LOC102063513 gene encoding bile acid receptor isoform X1 — protein MKQCSWEQSMANTFVTVPDGYGLPEPLQYYDVLPEHINYPLQDADFQAGPYCQYSAVPVPALQPQPGPAPYGPYSLEPPYGDGPCVGSSCELSKGPFPAPHGEDGAFQALKRPRLNAAVRLKGQEELCVVCGDKASGYHYNALTCEGCKGFFRRSITKKAVYRCKSGGHCEMDMYMRRKCQECRLKKCRAVGMLAECLLTEVQCKSKRLRKNFKQKSSFLCNIKLEDEGLNSKQVSSTTRSGKISEKMELTPGEHQLLDHIVAAHQKYTIPLEEAKKFLQETASPEESFLHLSETAVVHVQVLVDFTKRLPGFESLASEDQIALLKGSTVEAMFLRSAQIYNQRMSECQPSTSESHVRLSDHGPCCHVQSLDKSNIYSMEMCHNKERPTSTTTTGITEEFITALFYFYRTMGELKVTETEYALLVATTVFFSDRPLLRDKRHVEELQEPLLGILYKHSKLQHPRDPQRFARLLGRLTELRSLRHAHAGALRARDPRLAAPLRDLWDLH, from the exons ATGAAGCAgtgcagctgggagcagagcatgGCCAACACCTTTGTCACCGTCCCTGACGGGTACGGCCTGCCTGAGCCCCTCCAGTACTACG ATGTTTTACCGGAGCACATCAACTACCCGCTGCAGGACGCGGATTTCCAGGCGGGCCCGTACTGCCAGTACTCGGCGGTGCCGGTGCCAGCGCTGCAGccgcagcccggcccggccccgtaCGGGCCCTACAGCCTGGAGCCGCCCTACGGCGACGGGCCCTGCGTGGGCAGCAGCTGCGAGCTCAGCAAGGGCCCCTTCCCGGCTCCCCACGGGGAGGACGGGGCGTTCCAGGCGCTCAAGAGGCCGCGGCTGAACGCGGCGGTGAGGCtgaaggggcaggaggagctgtgcgtGGTGTGCGGGGACAAGGCCTCGGGCTATCACTACAACGCGCTGACCTGCGAGGGCTGCAAAG GCTTCTTCCGGCGCAGCATCACCAAGAAGGCGGTGTACCGCTGCAAGAGCGGGGGGCACTGCGAGATGGACATGTACATGAGGAGGAAGTGCCAGGAGTGCCGCCTCAAGaagtgcagagctgtgggaaTGCTGGCAGAGT GTTTGCTGACTGAAGTCCAGTGCAAGTCAAAGCGACTCAGGAAGAATTTCAAGCAGAAGAGCAGTTTCCTTTGCAACATAAAGCTGGAAGATGAGGGACTGAATAGTAAGCAAGTATCATCTACAACAAGATCTGGAAAA ATATCAGAAAAGATGGAACTTACTCCAGGAGAACATCAGCTTCTTGACCACATTGTAGCAGCTCACCAAAAATACACAATTCCCCTTGAGGAAGCCAAGAAGTTT CTACAGGAAACTGCAAGCCCTGAGGAAAGTTTCCTCCACCTGTCTGAGACAGCTGTTGTCCATGTCCAGGTGTTGGTGGATTTCACAAAAAGACTCCCAG GGTTTGAGAGTTTAGCCAGTGAGGACCAGATTGCTCTGCTGAAAGGATCCACAGTGGAGGCAATGTTCTTGAGATCAGCCCAAATCTACAACCAAAGAATGAGCGAGTGCCAGCCATCAACCAGTGAAA GTCATGTAAGACTTTCTGATCATGGGCCATGTTGTCATGTTCAAAGCCTTGATAAAAGCAATATTTATTCCATGGAAATGTGTCATAATAAAGAGAGGCCAACTTCTACTACTACCACAG gCATTACTGAGGAGTTCATCACCGCCCTATTCTACTTCTACAGAACCATGGGGGAACTCAAAGTGACCGAGACCGAATACGCTCTGCTCGTAGCAACAACAGTGTTCTTTTCAG ACCGCCCGCTGCTGAGGGACAAGCGCCAcgtggaggagctgcaggagccgctGCTGGGGATCCTGTACAAGCACTCGAAGCTGCAGCACCCGCGGGACCCGCAGCGCTTCGCGCGGCTGCTGGGGCGCCTCACGGAGCTGCGCTCGCTCCGCCACGCCCACGCGGGGGCGCTGCGCGCGCGGGACCCGCGCCTGGCCGCGCCGCTGCGCGACCTCTGGGACCTCCACTAG